A region from the Maledivibacter sp. genome encodes:
- a CDS encoding DUF1850 domain-containing protein yields MLKLLKNIVLLILFIATILIFINIHVLVLEDVQNNKTIFIVKVNPNDEFTMTWMHSVELQPWEEIFRIDDDYHVILDRTRFKSFGAGVPDYAGDKSEVKDGYVIFSGINKKMNDLQYGISDFAKHTFNFSDKELRLYEHIEDGNAIKIYTKPLNMLEYFIKKAASI; encoded by the coding sequence ATGTTAAAGCTGCTAAAAAACATTGTCCTTCTTATTTTATTTATAGCTACTATATTGATTTTTATTAATATACATGTACTAGTACTAGAAGATGTACAGAATAACAAAACCATTTTCATCGTAAAAGTTAATCCAAATGATGAATTCACAATGACATGGATGCATTCCGTTGAATTACAACCCTGGGAAGAAATTTTTAGAATAGATGATGACTATCATGTTATATTGGATAGAACTAGATTCAAATCCTTTGGTGCAGGAGTACCAGATTATGCGGGTGATAAATCCGAGGTAAAGGATGGGTATGTAATCTTTAGCGGCATTAATAAAAAAATGAATGATTTACAATATGGAATTTCTGATTTTGCAAAGCATACATTTAATTTTTCAGATAAAGAGTTAAGACTTTATGAGCATATAGAAGATGGCAACGCAATAAAGATCTATACAAAGCCTCTAAATATGCTAGAATATTTTATAAAAAAAGCTGCTTCAATTTAG
- a CDS encoding phosphatase, with protein sequence MKFVLDTHTHTIASGHAYSTIHDYVVEAKKKGLELVAFTDHGPAMPGGPNIFHIGNQRVIPREIDGIEILRGVEANIIDYDGNIDIPKDYLQRLDLVLASLHDVCIQPGTREQNTRAFLKVMDNDYVDIVAHPGNPKFPIEVEEFVLGAKRKNKIIEINNSTFTNPGRSGSKDNCIMIARKAKELGVFVVAGSDAHISFDVGKFNDSIEVFKLVGMPEELIMNTSKEKLKNYLKAKGKKLESKTNIPIK encoded by the coding sequence ATGAAATTTGTATTAGATACTCATACCCATACTATTGCTAGTGGGCATGCATATAGCACTATACATGATTATGTGGTGGAAGCAAAAAAGAAAGGTTTGGAGCTAGTTGCCTTTACAGACCATGGACCTGCTATGCCTGGAGGGCCTAATATTTTTCATATAGGCAATCAAAGGGTGATACCAAGAGAAATAGATGGAATTGAAATACTAAGAGGTGTTGAAGCAAATATTATAGATTACGATGGAAATATTGACATACCTAAAGACTATTTACAGAGATTAGATTTGGTGCTTGCTAGTCTACATGATGTGTGTATACAGCCTGGAACAAGGGAACAAAACACAAGGGCATTCCTAAAGGTTATGGATAATGATTATGTAGATATAGTAGCCCATCCTGGAAATCCTAAATTTCCAATAGAGGTAGAGGAGTTTGTTTTAGGAGCTAAAAGGAAGAATAAGATTATCGAAATTAATAATAGTACATTTACAAACCCGGGTAGAAGTGGAAGCAAGGATAATTGTATTATGATCGCTAGGAAAGCCAAGGAACTTGGTGTTTTTGTTGTAGCAGGTAGTGATGCCCATATTTCCTTTGATGTCGGTAAATTTAATGACTCAATTGAAGTTTTTAAATTAGTAGGAATGCCTGAAGAACTAATAATGAACACATCTAAGGAAAAGTTGAAAAACTATTTAAAAGCCAAAGGAAAGAAATTGGAATCAAAGACCAATATTCCAATAAAATAG
- a CDS encoding TAXI family TRAP transporter solute-binding subunit — protein MKRKVLLLFILLLIFSMVVVGCSQNDAPADSGSGSSANGKKTFVTIVTGGSSGPYFAIGGAISNLLNEKVDVVNASVQSTGASAVNATLLGTKKAEIAFAMNDVVNYAYTGTEVFKEKGKVENLRGIASLYPNFVQLITLKDKGINEVSELKGKKVGVGAPGSGTEVNARQILAAHEITYDDIDEDFLSYAESVEQLKNGAIDAAFLTSGLPNATIMDLATTHDVKIIPIRKEAIKKLAAEFPFYSSEMISAGTYDNDKDVETAAVKTLLVTREDLSEELVYNITKTIFENLDTLVGTHSAAKRITIDTVRDGMPIPLHPGAEKYFKEQGK, from the coding sequence ATGAAGAGAAAAGTTTTGTTGTTATTTATACTTCTATTAATATTTAGTATGGTAGTAGTAGGATGTTCACAAAATGATGCGCCTGCTGATTCCGGGAGTGGGTCAAGTGCGAATGGTAAGAAAACGTTTGTAACTATTGTTACAGGTGGAAGTTCAGGACCATACTTTGCTATTGGTGGAGCTATATCTAACTTATTAAATGAGAAGGTTGATGTAGTAAATGCATCTGTACAATCCACAGGAGCTTCCGCAGTAAATGCAACATTATTGGGGACAAAGAAGGCTGAAATTGCCTTTGCGATGAATGATGTGGTAAATTATGCTTATACAGGTACTGAAGTTTTTAAAGAAAAAGGAAAAGTTGAAAATCTAAGGGGAATTGCATCCTTATATCCTAACTTTGTTCAACTAATTACGTTAAAAGATAAGGGTATAAATGAAGTATCAGAATTAAAGGGTAAAAAGGTAGGTGTTGGGGCACCTGGTAGTGGTACTGAAGTAAATGCCCGTCAGATACTAGCCGCCCACGAAATTACTTATGATGATATAGATGAAGATTTCTTATCATATGCTGAATCCGTAGAACAGCTTAAAAATGGAGCTATTGATGCAGCCTTCTTAACATCTGGTCTTCCCAATGCTACTATCATGGATTTAGCTACAACCCATGATGTAAAAATAATTCCAATAAGAAAAGAAGCAATTAAAAAGCTAGCGGCAGAATTTCCTTTCTACTCTTCGGAAATGATTTCCGCTGGAACATATGATAATGATAAGGATGTTGAAACTGCGGCAGTTAAAACTTTATTGGTAACAAGAGAAGATTTGAGCGAAGAGTTAGTTTATAATATCACAAAAACCATATTTGAAAACCTAGATACTTTAGTAGGAACCCATTCAGCCGCTAAAAGAATCACTATAGATACTGTTCGTGATGGTATGCCAATTCCTTTGCATCCAGGAGCAGAAAAATATTTTAAAGAACAAGGTAAGTAA
- a CDS encoding PilZ domain-containing protein: MDDRRKFKRLPVNIKLTIDSLYKSGDETIKNINDEVTVINVSKMGIGFISEIELPIDYFFNAKITIDDEKTFYSVLRIVRNQKINEGFIVGCEFVGLADVLSGNIDEYEDEIFN, from the coding sequence ATGGATGATAGGAGGAAGTTCAAAAGATTACCCGTAAACATAAAACTAACAATTGATTCTTTATACAAATCTGGGGACGAAACCATAAAAAATATCAATGATGAGGTTACGGTAATAAATGTTTCTAAAATGGGAATTGGATTTATTAGTGAAATAGAACTACCTATTGATTACTTTTTTAATGCAAAAATAACTATTGACGATGAAAAAACCTTTTACAGTGTCCTTAGAATAGTAAGGAATCAGAAAATAAACGAAGGATTTATCGTGGGCTGTGAATTTGTAGGATTAGCCGATGTTCTTAGTGGAAATATTGACGAATATGAAGACGAGATTTTTAATTAA
- a CDS encoding FAD-binding oxidoreductase translates to MNLVSGEMLWTNINSIPNKFTYLSDDIDCEVVVIGGGVTGAICAYYFAMAGVNTIIVDKNIIGYGSTSASTSILQYEIDTDLIGLKGMIGIDDAAACFKLTENAVYEIKKIIDALGKKCGFSLRDCFYYTNSDGDVSLLKKEYELRKKNGFDVEFIDEKRGNQMFSFPIKAGIYSKKGGGEIDPYSFSHALINHSLGHGLRVFENTEIMKINQCSNHVELVTKNQFKINAKKVVFATGFEAKDLIQNKTAILTRSFTLVSKPIKNFDGWHKRCIIRDTNDPYTYLRTTSDDRIIIGGEDLDLGGQNSKIATLTNDDPISIEKFQILNNRLLSLMPKINDIEIQYRFSGLFGESQDGLPYIGEYKKYPNCYFCLGYGSNGILYAVIGAKLIKDLYFGEYSRFLDLFRMDR, encoded by the coding sequence ATGAACTTAGTTTCCGGAGAAATGTTGTGGACAAATATTAATAGTATTCCTAATAAATTTACATATTTGAGCGATGATATAGATTGTGAAGTTGTGGTGATAGGTGGGGGCGTAACTGGAGCAATCTGTGCATACTATTTTGCTATGGCTGGAGTAAATACAATAATAGTTGATAAAAACATTATTGGATATGGAAGTACCAGTGCTTCAACTTCAATTTTACAGTATGAGATAGACACTGATCTCATAGGATTAAAGGGAATGATAGGGATCGATGATGCAGCAGCATGTTTTAAGCTCACTGAAAATGCGGTTTATGAAATAAAAAAAATAATCGATGCCCTTGGGAAAAAATGCGGTTTTAGTCTTAGAGATTGTTTCTATTATACGAATAGTGATGGAGATGTTTCTCTTCTTAAGAAAGAATATGAACTTAGAAAAAAGAATGGTTTTGATGTAGAATTTATTGATGAAAAAAGAGGCAATCAGATGTTTTCTTTTCCAATTAAAGCCGGAATATATTCAAAAAAAGGTGGGGGAGAGATCGATCCCTATTCCTTTTCCCATGCTCTTATCAATCATTCTTTAGGTCATGGATTAAGGGTATTTGAAAATACAGAGATAATGAAAATAAATCAATGTAGTAATCATGTGGAACTAGTAACTAAAAATCAATTTAAAATAAATGCAAAAAAAGTTGTCTTTGCAACTGGATTTGAAGCGAAGGATCTCATACAAAATAAAACAGCAATACTAACAAGAAGCTTCACCTTAGTATCAAAACCTATAAAAAATTTTGATGGATGGCATAAACGATGTATAATCAGGGATACAAATGATCCATATACATATTTACGAACTACAAGTGATGATAGAATAATTATTGGTGGAGAAGATTTAGATTTAGGTGGACAAAATAGTAAAATAGCTACTTTAACCAATGATGATCCTATATCAATAGAAAAGTTTCAAATTTTAAATAATAGACTTCTAAGCCTAATGCCTAAAATAAATGACATAGAAATACAATATCGTTTCAGTGGTTTATTTGGAGAGTCACAGGATGGATTACCCTATATAGGTGAGTATAAGAAATATCCTAACTGTTATTTTTGCCTTGGCTATGGGTCAAATGGCATTTTATATGCCGTTATTGGAGCAAAGCTGATTAAGGATTTATATTTTGGTGAATATTCAAGATTTCTAGATTTATTTAGAATGGATAGATAA
- a CDS encoding M14 family metallopeptidase codes for MRVLDIGSQGTDVMEIQSLLKKIGYNPGPIDGYYGPQTRDAVISFQKDNNLTPDGIIGPQTYKLINVLLRGYDEYYIQSGDTLWQIARDYYTTVNKIVTANPGINPFQLQIGQKIIVPYGIDVVDTNIDYTYEIMERDIEGLKVRYPFIEVGVAGESVLGKKLYYIRLGKGPNKVFYNGAHHSLEWITAPLLMKFTENFLKSYTDGKNIRGYDLEKLWNESSIYIMPMVNPDGVDLVLNGLSRDNPYYNELIVWNNGSTDFSKNWQANNKGVDLNHNYPARWQESKDAEIALGIVGPGPTRYGGPFPLSEPETEAVTEFVKNHDFRLVLAYHTQGEVIFWRFDNLQPPEAKTIGEMFSDVSGYRLGEVYGIASYAGMKDWFIQEYRRPGYTVEAGKGKNPLPISQFDKIYNDNEELLLLASVV; via the coding sequence TTGAGAGTTTTAGACATAGGCTCACAAGGTACAGATGTGATGGAGATACAATCTTTGCTTAAAAAAATCGGATATAATCCAGGACCCATAGATGGCTATTATGGACCCCAAACTAGAGATGCAGTAATATCCTTTCAAAAAGATAATAATTTAACTCCAGATGGGATAATTGGGCCTCAAACATATAAACTAATAAATGTGTTGCTAAGGGGCTATGATGAATATTATATTCAATCTGGAGATACATTATGGCAAATAGCTAGAGATTATTATACTACTGTTAATAAAATTGTTACAGCTAATCCTGGAATTAATCCCTTTCAGCTTCAAATAGGGCAGAAAATAATTGTGCCCTATGGGATAGATGTTGTAGATACAAATATAGACTATACCTATGAAATAATGGAAAGAGATATCGAGGGTCTAAAAGTTAGATATCCCTTTATTGAAGTAGGAGTAGCAGGGGAAAGTGTCCTAGGGAAAAAACTATATTATATAAGGCTGGGAAAGGGTCCAAATAAAGTTTTCTATAATGGAGCCCATCATTCACTAGAGTGGATCACTGCACCACTTCTTATGAAATTCACAGAGAATTTCTTGAAGAGCTATACCGATGGAAAAAACATAAGGGGTTATGATTTAGAAAAACTATGGAATGAAAGTAGTATATATATTATGCCAATGGTTAATCCAGATGGAGTAGATTTAGTACTAAATGGGCTTAGTAGAGATAATCCCTATTATAATGAACTAATAGTATGGAACAATGGCAGTACAGATTTTTCAAAGAATTGGCAGGCCAATAATAAAGGGGTAGATCTGAACCATAACTATCCTGCAAGATGGCAGGAGTCTAAGGATGCGGAGATAGCATTGGGAATTGTTGGGCCAGGACCAACTAGGTATGGAGGCCCTTTTCCTTTATCTGAGCCAGAAACCGAGGCCGTAACCGAGTTTGTAAAGAATCACGATTTTAGGCTTGTCCTTGCATATCATACCCAGGGAGAGGTTATATTTTGGAGGTTTGATAATCTTCAACCACCTGAGGCAAAGACAATAGGTGAAATGTTTTCAGATGTGAGCGGGTATAGGCTTGGGGAAGTATATGGAATAGCATCCTATGCAGGAATGAAGGATTGGTTTATTCAGGAATATAGAAGACCAGGATATACAGTAGAGGCGGGTAAGGGCAAAAATCCCCTGCCAATATCTCAGTTTGATAAGATTTATAATGATAATGAAGAGCTTTTGTTATTGGCATCTGTAGTTTAA
- a CDS encoding TRAP transporter permease — translation MDDKKSVGEAAKIGHEQVLEKYDTESRFRKFDKNSIPGMIVFIACVGLSLFHLYTAWSGPLVTLMHRAVHTSVVMALVFILYPFGKRSSKKKPSILDWFFALLSLSLGGYIVLNYKALVMRAGMPSNVDIVFAFMAILLVLEAARRITGKEIALLAVLFILYALFGRNLPNIIAHRGYGLRDIAEYMYLTTEGIFGIAIGVSSTYIFLFVLFGAFLQKSGMGQFFNDLSMAIAGSGKGGPAKVAVVSSGFLGSINGSAVANVVTTGAFTIPLMKKIGYDKEFAGAVEAAASCGGQILPPVMGAAAFIMAEYLGIEYIKIAVSAIIPALLYYLGVIVIIHLRASRKGLTGMPKDQLPKVVDVLKQRGHLLLPLVGLLYFLISGRTPIYAAFWSILLTIGVSFLRKETRMSFKDIIDALESGTRTALGVAMSCAVVGLIIGVATLTGFGLKLAGAILFLGKGNLFMTLILTMIACIVLGMGLPSIPAYIITATMAAPALAKMGIPHLVSHMFVFYFGMLANLTPPVALAAFAGAGIAGGKPAQTGFQAVKLALAGFVVPYIFVFSPSLLLINTTLFETVIVVITAVIGVVALGASVEGYLNKKLNIIYRIIMLASALLLIKPGIFSDVIGIAIFLLVFISGKISNGKVLSNA, via the coding sequence ATGGATGATAAAAAATCAGTCGGTGAAGCAGCTAAAATTGGGCATGAACAGGTACTAGAAAAGTATGATACGGAATCCAGATTTAGAAAATTTGATAAGAATAGTATACCTGGAATGATAGTATTTATTGCTTGTGTAGGACTATCCCTATTTCATCTGTATACAGCGTGGAGTGGGCCATTGGTTACCCTAATGCATAGGGCAGTGCATACTTCAGTTGTTATGGCACTTGTATTTATACTTTATCCATTTGGGAAAAGATCCTCTAAGAAAAAACCTTCTATATTAGATTGGTTTTTTGCGTTATTATCACTTAGTTTAGGTGGATATATAGTACTGAATTATAAGGCATTAGTTATGAGAGCAGGTATGCCAAGTAATGTTGATATTGTTTTTGCGTTCATGGCTATATTGCTTGTGCTAGAGGCAGCTAGGAGAATTACAGGGAAAGAAATTGCTTTACTAGCAGTACTATTTATACTTTATGCATTATTTGGACGCAATCTTCCCAATATTATTGCCCACAGAGGATATGGATTAAGGGATATAGCTGAATATATGTATCTTACTACAGAAGGTATTTTTGGTATTGCCATAGGGGTTTCGTCTACTTATATATTCTTATTTGTCCTATTTGGAGCCTTTTTACAAAAATCAGGAATGGGACAATTCTTTAATGATCTATCTATGGCTATTGCAGGGTCCGGAAAAGGGGGACCAGCTAAGGTGGCCGTAGTATCAAGTGGATTTTTAGGGTCTATAAATGGTAGTGCCGTTGCAAATGTTGTTACTACAGGGGCCTTTACTATACCCCTTATGAAAAAGATTGGATATGATAAGGAGTTTGCTGGTGCAGTTGAAGCCGCCGCTTCTTGTGGTGGACAAATTTTACCACCCGTTATGGGTGCTGCGGCATTTATTATGGCAGAATATTTGGGTATAGAATATATAAAAATTGCTGTTTCAGCAATAATACCGGCACTGCTTTATTATTTAGGGGTTATCGTAATAATTCATTTAAGAGCATCTAGAAAGGGACTTACAGGAATGCCCAAGGATCAATTGCCTAAGGTGGTTGATGTATTAAAACAAAGAGGACATCTTTTATTACCCTTAGTGGGATTATTATACTTTTTAATAAGCGGAAGGACACCAATATATGCCGCATTTTGGTCAATTCTTTTAACTATAGGGGTGAGCTTTTTAAGGAAAGAGACTAGGATGAGTTTTAAGGATATAATAGATGCTTTAGAAAGTGGGACTCGTACAGCGTTAGGTGTTGCAATGTCCTGTGCAGTAGTAGGATTAATAATCGGAGTAGCTACCTTGACTGGATTTGGTCTAAAATTAGCCGGGGCAATTCTTTTCCTGGGAAAAGGAAATTTGTTTATGACTTTAATATTAACAATGATAGCTTGCATTGTTTTGGGAATGGGCTTGCCTTCAATTCCAGCCTATATAATAACAGCTACTATGGCAGCTCCAGCTTTAGCCAAAATGGGAATACCTCATTTAGTTTCACATATGTTTGTATTCTACTTTGGGATGCTGGCAAATCTAACACCTCCCGTTGCCTTGGCAGCATTTGCCGGAGCAGGTATAGCCGGTGGGAAACCTGCACAAACTGGATTCCAAGCAGTGAAATTAGCCTTGGCAGGCTTTGTAGTACCATATATATTTGTATTTTCTCCATCACTACTTCTTATCAATACAACTTTATTTGAAACTGTTATAGTTGTTATTACTGCGGTGATAGGTGTAGTTGCATTAGGAGCTTCAGTTGAAGGATATCTAAATAAGAAGCTAAACATAATATATAGAATAATTATGCTTGCATCGGCTCTACTATTAATAAAACCTGGAATATTTTCCGATGTAATAGGGATTGCTATTTTCTTATTGGTTTTCATTTCCGGTAAAATATCTAATGGAAAAGTTTTAAGCAATGCATAG
- the rlmN gene encoding 23S rRNA (adenine(2503)-C(2))-methyltransferase RlmN, producing MEKMVDLRSCTIVELEDLAIQAGEKKFRGRQIFSWVYKGIDDIDSMTNLSKKFKNQLKRVSYVNNMDILKVLESKIDGTKKYLFALKDGNIIESVLMKYKHGNTVCVSTQVGCKMGCSFCASTIDGIVRNLTSGEIIGQILSIQKDNGERISNVVLMGSGEPLDNYEEIIKFFNIINDPLGLNISMRNITLSTCGIIPKLLELAEERLQITLAISLHAPNDSMRNKIMPINKVYNIEKLLDACKKYTKKTNRRVTFEYSLIKGFNDDKACAIELSQKLKNMLCHVNLIPLNEVKEKQLKGSTRERAYEFQKILKKNGIDATIRRELGSDIDAACGQLRKSYIENVKK from the coding sequence ATGGAAAAAATGGTTGATCTTAGAAGTTGTACTATTGTTGAATTAGAGGACTTAGCAATTCAAGCAGGCGAAAAAAAGTTTAGGGGAAGGCAAATATTTAGTTGGGTCTATAAAGGTATTGATGATATAGACTCTATGACAAATTTATCTAAAAAATTCAAAAACCAACTTAAGAGGGTATCATATGTAAATAATATGGATATATTAAAGGTATTAGAATCCAAGATCGACGGGACAAAAAAATATTTATTTGCTCTTAAGGATGGAAACATTATTGAAAGTGTATTGATGAAATATAAGCATGGGAATACTGTTTGTGTATCCACACAAGTAGGTTGTAAAATGGGGTGTAGTTTTTGTGCCTCAACAATTGATGGGATTGTGAGAAATTTGACCTCCGGAGAAATTATTGGGCAGATATTGTCTATACAGAAGGATAATGGAGAGAGGATATCTAATGTTGTACTTATGGGGAGCGGGGAGCCCCTTGATAACTACGAAGAGATTATCAAATTTTTTAATATAATTAACGACCCCTTAGGATTAAACATAAGTATGAGAAACATTACCCTGTCCACATGCGGCATTATTCCTAAACTACTTGAATTAGCGGAAGAAAGGCTTCAAATAACTTTAGCTATTTCCCTACATGCACCAAACGATAGTATGAGAAATAAAATTATGCCTATAAATAAAGTATATAATATTGAAAAACTTTTAGATGCATGTAAGAAATATACTAAAAAGACTAATCGTAGAGTAACCTTTGAATATTCTTTAATAAAGGGGTTTAATGATGACAAAGCCTGTGCCATTGAACTTTCACAAAAATTAAAAAATATGCTTTGTCATGTAAATCTTATTCCACTTAATGAAGTTAAGGAAAAACAACTTAAAGGTTCAACAAGGGAAAGGGCATATGAATTTCAAAAAATACTAAAGAAAAATGGTATTGATGCAACGATTAGGAGAGAACTAGGTAGCGATATCGATGCTGCTTGTGGACAGCTAAGAAAAAGCTACATAGAAAATGTGAAGAAATAA
- a CDS encoding LytTR family DNA-binding domain-containing protein, giving the protein MLKVLIVDDEKYIRDELKCFLNEYDDIEICGESGEGEEAIELAKSLKPDIVFLDIHLHDISGMLVAEKMLEVDTPPYIVFATAYDEYAIQGFQLNAVDYILKPFLEERIKLTIERIRKNIQLIRHNKKSNEVLENKKISLDKLCVKQNNKLILVDTSCIQYIQSINNIIIVNTIDGVYNSNYSLKELEDRLKKIKFIRTHKSYIINLDFIDEIIPWFNYTYKIKVKGIKDCEIPVSRNYMKKFKGILGL; this is encoded by the coding sequence GTGCTTAAAGTATTGATTGTAGATGATGAAAAATATATAAGAGATGAACTTAAGTGCTTTTTAAATGAATACGATGACATTGAAATATGCGGGGAAAGTGGTGAAGGAGAAGAAGCCATTGAATTGGCAAAATCCCTAAAGCCCGATATTGTATTTTTAGATATACATCTCCATGATATTAGTGGTATGTTAGTTGCTGAAAAAATGCTAGAGGTGGATACGCCACCTTATATTGTATTTGCAACTGCCTATGATGAATACGCTATACAGGGATTTCAACTAAATGCAGTAGATTATATATTAAAGCCTTTTTTAGAAGAAAGAATAAAGCTTACTATTGAAAGAATAAGGAAAAATATCCAATTAATAAGACATAATAAAAAGTCTAATGAAGTCTTAGAAAATAAAAAGATCAGCCTAGATAAGTTGTGTGTAAAACAAAATAATAAATTGATTTTAGTAGATACAAGTTGTATACAATATATCCAGTCAATTAATAACATTATAATTGTAAATACCATAGATGGTGTGTATAATTCTAATTACTCATTGAAGGAACTAGAGGATAGACTAAAAAAAATAAAGTTTATAAGAACCCATAAGAGTTATATCATTAATCTAGATTTTATTGATGAAATAATACCGTGGTTTAATTATACCTATAAAATTAAAGTTAAAGGAATAAAAGATTGTGAAATACCCGTTAGCAGAAATTATATGAAAAAGTTTAAAGGAATACTTGGACTATGA
- a CDS encoding phosphoglycerate dehydrogenase, with translation MKVLFTYDYGEEKMRSIEKLGYDTIYIDEKQLTNIKEIEDVEVLVCYNPFNTLDISKFKNLKVIMLSSIGIDQAPLEYIREKGIILTNNKGGYSIPISEWIVLKVLEMLKNSRGFYTKQSNQRWQIDTSILELYNKTVGFIGTGTIAKETAKRLKSFEANILGLNTRGKDVEYFDTCYSIKEIDKILSLSDIVVLAIPYTNDTHHLINDTTINMFKDGSYLINVSRGSIIDEGSLIKKINGGKFKGVALDVFEKEPLPKDSPLWNLNNVVVTPHNCWISEMRNKRRFDYLYKNMKRYMNGEELINIVDLDKGY, from the coding sequence ATGAAGGTTCTATTTACATATGACTATGGGGAAGAGAAAATGAGGAGTATTGAAAAACTTGGATATGATACTATTTATATAGATGAAAAACAGTTAACCAATATAAAGGAAATAGAAGATGTTGAAGTATTAGTTTGTTACAATCCTTTTAACACATTAGATATCTCTAAATTTAAAAATCTGAAAGTGATTATGTTATCGAGTATAGGAATAGATCAAGCCCCCTTAGAGTATATAAGGGAGAAGGGTATTATTTTAACAAATAATAAGGGTGGTTATTCCATACCAATTAGTGAGTGGATTGTTTTAAAAGTACTGGAAATGTTAAAAAATTCAAGGGGTTTTTATACAAAACAATCAAATCAAAGGTGGCAAATAGATACATCGATATTAGAATTATATAACAAGACAGTAGGATTTATTGGAACCGGTACTATTGCTAAGGAAACTGCAAAAAGGTTAAAGTCATTTGAAGCTAATATATTAGGATTAAACACAAGGGGAAAAGACGTTGAGTATTTTGACACATGCTACTCAATAAAGGAAATAGATAAAATATTATCGCTATCAGATATAGTTGTATTAGCAATTCCCTATACTAATGATACACATCATCTGATTAACGATACTACAATTAATATGTTTAAAGATGGTTCATATTTGATAAATGTATCTAGAGGTAGTATTATTGATGAGGGAAGTTTAATAAAAAAAATTAATGGGGGAAAATTTAAGGGAGTTGCCCTAGATGTATTTGAAAAAGAACCGCTACCAAAGGATAGTCCTTTGTGGAACCTCAACAATGTTGTTGTAACACCACATAACTGCTGGATTTCTGAAATGAGAAACAAGAGAAGATTTGATTATTTATATAAGAATATGAAAAGATATATGAATGGTGAGGAGCTTATTAATATAGTAGATTTAGATAAAGGTTATTAA